In one window of Paraburkholderia phymatum STM815 DNA:
- a CDS encoding C4-dicarboxylate transporter DctA produces MLKFFNSLFGRVVIALVAGIVIGALFPHFAQSLRPLGDGFLKLIKMVIGPIVFCVVVSGMAHAGDLKKVGRVGLKAVVYFEIMTTIALVIGAVLAYATRPGVGMNIDLHSLDPGSLASYTEHAKSLKDTAGFLLKIIPETAIDAFAKGDILQILVFSVLVGSALSLLGPRVQRVNGLIDELAQVFFRVMSFIIKLAPLGVLGAIAFTTGTYGIASLKQLGMLVVVFYASCFVFVVVVLGVVMRLAGFSVFKLIRYLREELSIVLGTASSDAVLPQIMRKLEWMGVKDSTVGLVIPTGYSFNLDGFSIYLTLAVIFIAQATNTPLSTHDLIVVVLVSLVTSKGAHGIPGSAIVILAATLSAIPAIPVLGLVLILPVDWFVGIARALTNLIGNCVATVVVAVWENDIDKARARRVLNLDSELRFVPTSTDLDGETGHANPAHAV; encoded by the coding sequence GTGTTGAAGTTCTTCAATTCGCTGTTTGGCCGGGTGGTGATCGCTCTCGTGGCGGGCATCGTGATCGGCGCGCTGTTTCCGCATTTCGCACAGTCGCTGCGTCCATTGGGCGACGGCTTCCTCAAGCTGATCAAAATGGTGATCGGTCCGATCGTGTTCTGCGTCGTCGTCAGCGGCATGGCGCACGCGGGCGATCTGAAGAAAGTAGGGCGCGTCGGCCTGAAGGCCGTCGTGTACTTCGAGATCATGACGACGATCGCGCTCGTGATCGGCGCGGTGCTCGCGTATGCGACGCGCCCCGGCGTCGGCATGAACATCGATCTTCATTCGCTCGATCCCGGGTCGCTCGCGTCATACACCGAGCACGCGAAAAGCCTCAAGGACACAGCGGGCTTCCTGCTCAAGATCATCCCCGAAACCGCGATCGATGCCTTCGCCAAGGGCGACATCCTGCAGATTCTCGTGTTCTCCGTACTGGTCGGCTCGGCGCTGTCGCTGCTCGGGCCGCGCGTGCAGCGCGTCAACGGCCTGATCGACGAACTCGCGCAAGTGTTCTTCCGCGTGATGAGCTTTATCATCAAGCTCGCGCCGCTCGGCGTGCTGGGTGCCATCGCTTTCACGACGGGCACGTATGGCATCGCGTCGCTCAAGCAGCTCGGCATGCTCGTCGTCGTGTTCTACGCGAGCTGCTTCGTGTTCGTGGTCGTCGTGCTCGGCGTCGTGATGCGTCTGGCTGGCTTCAGCGTGTTCAAGCTGATTCGCTATTTGCGCGAAGAGCTGTCCATCGTGCTTGGCACCGCTTCGTCGGACGCCGTGCTGCCGCAAATCATGCGCAAGCTCGAATGGATGGGCGTAAAGGATTCGACGGTCGGTCTCGTGATTCCGACAGGCTACTCGTTCAACCTCGACGGCTTTTCGATCTATCTGACGCTCGCCGTCATCTTCATCGCGCAGGCGACGAACACGCCGCTTTCGACGCACGATCTGATCGTCGTCGTGCTTGTGTCGTTGGTGACGTCGAAGGGCGCGCACGGCATTCCCGGCTCAGCCATCGTGATTCTCGCCGCGACGCTCTCCGCGATTCCCGCGATTCCCGTCCTCGGCCTCGTGCTGATTCTGCCCGTCGACTGGTTCGTCGGCATCGCTCGCGCGCTGACCAATCTGATCGGTAACTGCGTTGCAACCGTCGTCGTCGCCGTATGGGAGAACGACATCGACAAGGCACGCGCCCGCCGGGTGCTCAATCTCGACAGCGAGTTGCGCTTCGTGCCGACCAGCACCGATCTCGACGGCGAGACGGGCCACGCGAACCCGGCGCACGCCGTCTGA
- the tkt gene encoding transketolase: MTTPSPAPTSLMANAIRALSMDAVQAANSGHPGMPMGMAEIGVALWSRHLRHNPRNPRWADRDRFVLSNGHGSMLLYSLLHLTGYDLPMEELKNFRQLHSKTPGHPEYGITPGVETTTGPLGQGLANAVGMALAESLLANEFNKADAKIVDHHTYVFVGDGCLMEGISHEACSLAGVLKLNKLIAFYDDNGISIDGDVVHWFHDDTPKRFEAYGWNVIPGVIGHDVEAVDAAIKKAKQSDKPTLICCKTVIGEGSPNKAGSHDVHGAALGDKEVAATREKLGWNYPPFVIPQEVYAAWDAKEKGAKIEGEWNDAFAAYRAKYSQEAADFERRMANKLPADWAEKAQAIIAGANERAETIATRKASQQAIEGLSAVLPELVGGSADLTGSNLTNWKAAKYVRVGENGAAGNYVNYGVREFGMSAAINGLAVHGGHKAFGGTFLTFSDYSRNALRVAALMKSPSIFVFTHDSIGLGEDGPTHQSIEHVASLRLIPHMQVWRPADTVETAVAWTQAVEHQGPSCLIFSRQNLAFNPRTDAQIANIAKGGYVLKDWNDDIPARKIILIATGSEVELAMKSVEALAREGIAARVVSMPSTTTFDKQDAEYRERVLPHGVRRVAIEAGVTDFWRKYVGLEGGVVGIDVFGESAPAGALFKYFGFTVEKVVETAKAALG, encoded by the coding sequence ATGACGACCCCGTCTCCCGCCCCTACCTCCCTGATGGCCAACGCGATTCGCGCGCTGTCCATGGATGCTGTTCAAGCAGCGAACTCCGGTCACCCCGGCATGCCGATGGGCATGGCCGAGATCGGCGTGGCGCTCTGGTCGCGGCACCTGCGTCACAACCCTAGGAACCCGCGTTGGGCCGATCGCGACCGCTTCGTGCTGTCAAACGGTCACGGCTCGATGCTGCTGTATTCGCTGCTCCATCTGACGGGCTACGACCTGCCGATGGAGGAGCTGAAGAACTTCCGCCAGCTGCACTCGAAAACGCCGGGCCATCCGGAATACGGCATCACCCCGGGCGTCGAGACGACCACGGGCCCGCTCGGCCAGGGTCTCGCGAACGCAGTCGGCATGGCGCTCGCGGAATCGCTGCTTGCGAACGAATTCAACAAGGCCGACGCGAAGATCGTCGATCACCACACGTACGTGTTCGTCGGCGACGGCTGCCTGATGGAAGGCATTTCGCACGAAGCCTGCTCGCTGGCTGGCGTGCTGAAGCTGAACAAGCTGATCGCGTTCTACGACGACAACGGTATCTCCATCGACGGCGACGTCGTTCACTGGTTCCACGACGACACGCCGAAGCGCTTTGAAGCGTATGGCTGGAACGTGATTCCGGGCGTGATCGGCCATGACGTCGAAGCCGTCGACGCAGCCATCAAGAAGGCGAAGCAGTCTGACAAGCCGACGCTGATCTGCTGTAAGACCGTGATCGGCGAAGGTTCGCCGAACAAGGCCGGCTCGCACGACGTGCACGGCGCTGCGCTGGGCGACAAGGAAGTCGCGGCCACGCGCGAGAAGCTCGGCTGGAACTACCCGCCGTTCGTGATCCCGCAGGAAGTCTACGCAGCGTGGGACGCGAAGGAGAAGGGCGCGAAGATCGAAGGCGAATGGAACGACGCGTTCGCGGCTTATCGTGCGAAGTATTCGCAGGAAGCCGCCGACTTCGAGCGCCGCATGGCGAACAAGCTTCCCGCCGACTGGGCGGAAAAGGCGCAGGCGATTATCGCCGGCGCGAACGAGCGCGCTGAAACCATCGCGACCCGCAAGGCGTCGCAGCAGGCCATCGAAGGCCTCTCCGCCGTGCTGCCGGAACTGGTCGGCGGTTCGGCCGACCTGACGGGCTCGAACCTCACGAACTGGAAGGCGGCAAAGTACGTGCGCGTCGGCGAAAACGGCGCGGCGGGCAATTACGTCAACTACGGCGTGCGCGAATTCGGCATGAGCGCGGCCATTAACGGCCTCGCGGTGCATGGCGGCCATAAGGCGTTCGGCGGCACGTTCCTGACGTTCTCGGACTACAGCCGCAATGCGCTGCGCGTCGCCGCGCTGATGAAGTCGCCGTCCATTTTCGTGTTCACGCACGACTCGATCGGCCTCGGCGAAGACGGTCCGACGCACCAGTCGATCGAACATGTCGCGAGCCTGCGCCTGATTCCGCACATGCAGGTGTGGCGTCCGGCGGATACCGTCGAAACGGCTGTCGCGTGGACGCAGGCTGTCGAACATCAGGGCCCGTCGTGCCTGATCTTCAGCCGTCAGAACCTCGCGTTCAACCCGCGCACCGACGCGCAGATCGCCAACATCGCGAAGGGCGGCTACGTGCTGAAGGACTGGAACGACGACATTCCTGCGCGCAAGATCATCCTGATTGCGACGGGGTCGGAAGTGGAACTGGCGATGAAGTCGGTCGAAGCGCTCGCACGCGAAGGCATTGCGGCGCGCGTCGTATCGATGCCGTCCACGACTACCTTCGACAAGCAGGATGCCGAGTACCGTGAGCGTGTGCTGCCGCATGGCGTGCGCCGCGTCGCGATCGAAGCGGGCGTCACGGATTTCTGGCGCAAGTACGTGGGCCTGGAAGGCGGCGTCGTCGGTATCGACGTGTTCGGCGAATCGGCTCCCGCAGGCGCGCTCTTCAAGTATTTCGGTTTCACCGTCGAGAAGGTTGTCGAGACGGCCAAGGCCGCACTCGGCTAA
- the gap gene encoding type I glyceraldehyde-3-phosphate dehydrogenase translates to MTIRVAINGYGRIGRNTLRAFYENGKKHDLEIVAINDLGDAKTNAHLTQYDTAHGKFPGEVSVDGENLIVNGDKIRVLANRNPAELPWGELGVDVVMECTGFFTTKEKASAHIKGGAKKVIISAPGGKDVDATIVYGVNHNVLKAEHTVISNASCTTNCLAPLVKPLNDKIGLETGLMTTIHAYTNDQVLTDVYHEDLRRARSATHSQIPTKTGAASAVGLVLPELNGKLDGYAIRVPTINVSIVDLSFIAKRDTTVDEVNAIMKEASEGALKGILGYNSAPLVSIDFNHNPASSTFDATLTKVSGRLVKVSSWYDNEWGFSNRMLDTAVAFANAK, encoded by the coding sequence ATGACGATTCGCGTCGCAATCAACGGCTATGGCCGGATCGGCCGCAACACGCTGCGCGCCTTCTATGAAAACGGCAAGAAGCACGATCTCGAGATCGTCGCGATCAACGACCTCGGCGATGCCAAGACCAACGCTCACCTGACGCAGTACGACACGGCGCATGGCAAGTTCCCGGGCGAAGTGAGCGTCGACGGTGAGAACCTGATCGTCAACGGCGACAAGATTCGCGTGCTGGCCAACCGCAACCCGGCCGAACTGCCGTGGGGCGAACTGGGCGTCGACGTCGTGATGGAGTGCACGGGCTTTTTCACGACGAAGGAAAAGGCGAGCGCGCACATCAAGGGCGGCGCGAAGAAGGTGATCATCTCGGCGCCGGGCGGCAAGGACGTCGACGCGACGATCGTCTACGGCGTGAACCACAACGTGCTGAAGGCTGAGCACACGGTCATCTCGAACGCATCGTGCACGACGAACTGCCTCGCGCCGCTCGTCAAGCCGCTGAACGACAAGATCGGCCTGGAAACGGGCCTGATGACCACCATCCACGCGTACACGAACGACCAGGTTCTGACGGACGTGTACCACGAAGACCTGCGCCGTGCGCGCTCGGCCACGCACAGCCAGATCCCGACGAAGACGGGCGCTGCATCGGCCGTCGGTCTCGTGTTGCCGGAACTGAACGGCAAGCTGGACGGCTACGCGATTCGCGTCCCGACGATCAACGTGTCGATCGTCGACCTGTCGTTTATCGCCAAGCGCGACACGACCGTCGATGAAGTCAATGCGATCATGAAGGAAGCATCGGAAGGCGCGCTGAAGGGCATCCTGGGCTACAACTCGGCGCCGCTGGTGTCGATCGACTTCAACCACAACCCGGCTTCGTCGACGTTTGACGCGACGCTCACCAAGGTGTCGGGCCGTCTGGTGAAGGTGTCGAGCTGGTACGACAACGAGTGGGGTTTCTCGAACCGCATGCTGGATACTGCCGTTGCGTTTGCTAACGCGAAGTAA
- a CDS encoding FadR/GntR family transcriptional regulator, with translation MKNVPHTVTDAAIATIRERIEGGAYPVGSLLPAQRQLSEEMDISRASLREALSTLEALGMLTIRPGKGVYVQSTKASSAHPWRFADQSSLPDTYQMRFALEGFVARMAALAIGDDDVVWFEDNIAALQVALTNGDLDDAAQLDFDFHMRIVAIAGNAAIESILRSSADIMKESQRMPFYRRELVLSTYHEHREILDALKARNPHAAGLAIEKHIANAAQRAGVYFPTPQV, from the coding sequence ATGAAAAACGTCCCGCATACCGTCACTGACGCTGCCATCGCGACGATCCGCGAGAGGATCGAAGGCGGCGCTTATCCTGTTGGGAGCCTGTTGCCGGCGCAGCGGCAGTTGTCGGAAGAAATGGACATCAGCCGGGCGTCCCTGCGTGAGGCGCTATCGACGCTCGAAGCGCTCGGCATGCTGACGATTCGCCCTGGGAAGGGCGTGTATGTGCAATCGACGAAGGCGTCGTCCGCCCATCCGTGGCGGTTTGCGGATCAGTCGTCGTTGCCGGATACGTATCAGATGCGGTTTGCGCTGGAGGGTTTTGTCGCGAGAATGGCTGCGCTCGCTATTGGCGACGACGATGTTGTATGGTTTGAAGACAATATCGCTGCTTTGCAGGTCGCATTGACCAATGGCGATCTCGACGATGCCGCTCAGCTCGATTTCGACTTTCATATGCGCATCGTGGCGATTGCTGGCAATGCTGCCATCGAGTCGATCTTGCGCAGCAGCGCTGACATTATGAAAGAGAGTCAGCGGATGCCGTTTTATCGACGCGAGCTCGTGCTGTCCACTTATCACGAGCATCGCGAGATTCTTGACGCGCTGAAGGCGCGTAATCCTCACGCTGCCGGGCTTGCTATCGAGAAGCACATTGCTAATGCTGCCCAACGAGCCGGGGTTTATTTTCCTACGCCACAGGTGTGA